The genomic region TGCAGCCGATCCCCGCCATCGCCGGGTACACGGGTCCGGCGAGTTCGCGCCAGACCCTGCCGATCTCCTTGCCGTGCGCCTGGTAGTCGGGGATGTCCGTGAGGTAGATCGTCACGCTGACCAGGTCATCCGGCTTGCCGCCCACCTCCCGGAGCGTCGTCAGAATGTTGCCGAACGCCTGGCGGAACTGTTCGACGATGCCCCCAGGAACGATCTTCATGTCGGCGTCGAGGGCTGTCTGCCCGCCGAGATGCAGGGTGTTCCCCGCCAGTGTTCCGTGTGAGTAGCCACGGGGCGTCGGCAGGGCAGCCGGGTTCACGGCGATGTGGGTCATACGGCCTCCGGTTCGAGGTCGGTCGCGGTCCGATCCGACGATCCGTACAGTGGCATGTATTGACAGTAAATGACGGTCGTGAAAAAAACGAGATAGCGCG from Streptomyces sp. NBC_00878 harbors:
- a CDS encoding RidA family protein; this translates as MTHIAVNPAALPTPRGYSHGTLAGNTLHLGGQTALDADMKIVPGGIVEQFRQAFGNILTTLREVGGKPDDLVSVTIYLTDIPDYQAHGKEIGRVWRELAGPVYPAMAGIGCTGLWQPEAMIEILGVAVIPEERLVRPGG